GCGTCAACTGCCGTGAGACGTAAGGCTCACATCCTGGACAGCCTTGACAACGCGTGTGCGCGGCACCGTAATGTCGAGGCGGATCGTGCTGAGGGGCTCGGTCCGTGTGAAGGCATCACCCGTGTTCGATCTTCTGTATCCACGGAGCCTTCCGCATGTCTTCCGACATCCTCGCCAAACCGGCACCGGTCCCCGAGCCCCGCGAACCCGCCGAACTCCCCGACGAGCCGCGCATCGTGCCCCGCCCCCGCGCGGGACAGTGGACGGCGGCCGTCGTCATCCTCGTCCTGCTCGCGCTGGCGGCCACCTCCGTCGTACGCAACGACGCGTTCCAATGGGACGTCGTCGGTGACTACTTCACCTCGGCATCCGTGCTGCGCGGGCTCGGGCTCACGCTCTGGCTGACCGCCCTCGTCATGGCGCTCGGCTTCGCCCTCGGCACGCTCCTCGCCCTGGGCAGGCTCTCCGCCAACCCCGTTCTGCGGGCCGTGAGTTGGGGATACGTCTGGTTCTTCAGGTCGATGCCGATCCTGGTGCAGCTGCTCTTCTGGTTCAACATCGGGGCGCTGTACCCGCAGCTGTTCGGCGTGAAGACGGTGAACCTGCTCGGTCCCGTCACCATCGCCGTCATCGGGCTCACCCTGCACGAGGCCGCGTACGCCGCCGAAGTGGTGCGGGGCGGGATCCTCTCCGTCGACCGCGGGCAGACCGAGGCCGCCCAGTCGCTGGGTCTCGGGCGGTGGCGCAGGTGGCGGCGGATCGTCCTGCCGCAGGCCATGCGGTCCATCGTGCCGCCGGCCGGGAACATGCTGATCGGCACCCTCAAGGGCACCTCGATCGTCTCCGTCATCGCCGTGCAGGACCTGCTCTACTCCGTGCAGCTCGTCTACCACCGCACCTACCAGGTCATCCCGCTGCTCATGGTCGCCACCATCTGGTACGTCGTGGTCACCTCGGTGCTCAGCGTCGGCCAGTACTACGTCGAGCGGCACTATGCCAAGGGCTCGGAGCGTGCCCGGTGAGGCGGTCGCTGGTCATCGTGGGCGCGGGGCCGCGCGCCACCGGCATCCTGGAGCGGATCGGCGCCAACGCGGGGGAGCTGTACGGCGGGTCGGGCCTCGACATCCACCTCGTCGACCCCTACCCGCCGGGCGGCGGCCGCATCTGGCGGCACGATCAGTCGCCGCTGCTGTGGATGAACTCGCAGGCCCAGGACGTCACGATGTTCACCGACGAGACGGTGGAGGTCGACGGGCCCGTCCTGCCGGGCCCCGCGCTCCACGAGTGGGCCGGGCGCGACGGGCGGGCCTTCCTCGGCCGCCGCGAGCAGAGCGCCTACCTGCGCTGGGTGTACGAGAAGGCCGTCGCCGCCCTGCCCGAAGGCGTCGTCGTCCACCACCACCGGCGCAGGGCCCTGCGCGTCACCGGATCGCGCGACACCCGCCAGGAGGTGACCCTCGAAGGCGTCGACGCACCGCTCGCCGCCGACGCCGTCATCCTCGCGCAGGGGCATCTGGACGCCGAACTCGACGACGAACAGGCCGACTTGGCCGCGTACGCCGAACGCACCGGCCTCGTGCACCTGCCGCCCGACTTCACCGCCGACACCGATCTGTCGGCGCTCGAACCCGGCGCGCCCGTCATCGTGCGCGGCTTCGGCCTCGCCTTCGTCGACCTGATGGTGCTCCTCACCGAGGGGCGCGGCGGACGGTACGAAGGGGACACGTACCACCCCTCGGGCCGCGAGCCGGTCCTG
The window above is part of the Streptomyces venezuelae genome. Proteins encoded here:
- a CDS encoding amino acid ABC transporter permease; protein product: MSSDILAKPAPVPEPREPAELPDEPRIVPRPRAGQWTAAVVILVLLALAATSVVRNDAFQWDVVGDYFTSASVLRGLGLTLWLTALVMALGFALGTLLALGRLSANPVLRAVSWGYVWFFRSMPILVQLLFWFNIGALYPQLFGVKTVNLLGPVTIAVIGLTLHEAAYAAEVVRGGILSVDRGQTEAAQSLGLGRWRRWRRIVLPQAMRSIVPPAGNMLIGTLKGTSIVSVIAVQDLLYSVQLVYHRTYQVIPLLMVATIWYVVVTSVLSVGQYYVERHYAKGSERAR